The DNA window GTTGGACACCTTGGACTGCTCCAGGATCGATGGACAACCGCATACGCCCCTAAATAAGACCACAACCATTGTGCATGCCACGCACACCAGAGCTCTGGCCTGTATTCATGAGGAGGAGGGACCAAGTCCACCTAGGACGCCCACGAAGAGTGCCATACACGACCTGAAGAGGGACATCAAGTTGGTGGGTTCACCATTACGAAAGTATTCCGAGTCCATGAAAGATTTGTCACTTTTATCGCCACAAACAAAGTATGCCATTCAAGGCTCTATGCCTAAtctaaatgaaatgaaaatccgCTCGATCGAACAGAATAGATACTACCAAGAGCAGCAGATCCAGATAAAGACCAAGGACTTGAATAGCTCATCCAGTAGCGAGGCTAGCTTGGCGGGTCAGCAGGAGTTTCTTTTCAACCATAGTGAGATCCTCGCTCAGTCCAGTCGTTTTAACCTCCATGAAGTAGGTCGGAAGTCGGTGAAGGGAAGTCCGGTAAAGAATCCTCACAAGCGCCGCTCTCATGAGTTGAGTTTTTCGGATGCACCTAGCAACGAATCACTATACCGCAATGAAACTATAGCCATTTCCCCTCCTAAAAAGCAACGGGTTGAAGACACTACTCTGCCCAGAAGTGCTGCGCCGGCAAATGCATCTGCAAGAAGCAGTAGTGCCCACGCATGGCCACACGCCCAATCCAAGAAGTTTAAGCTGGCACAAACCATGTCCCTGATGAAGAAGCCCACCACACCACGAAAGGCCAGGGAAACTAGCGTTCAGCCTTCCGTCAAGCTCTACGACTCGGAGCTGTATATGCAGACGTGTATCAACCCGGATCCATTTGCAGCAACTACCACAATTGATCCATTTCTGGCCTCTACCATGTATTTGGATGAACAGGCTGTGGATCGTCACCAAGCTGACTTTAAAAAGTGGTTAAATGCCCTTGTCTCCATACCCGCTGACCTGGACGCAgatttaaataacaaaatagaCGTTGGTAAGCTGTTTAACGAGGTGCGTAACAAGGAGCTCGTGGTGGCACCCACCAAGGAGGAGCAGTCTATGAACTACCTAACGAAATACCGCCTGGAGACGCTTCGTAAGGCGGCTGTGGAGCTATTCTTCAGTGAGCAGATGCGCGTGCCATGCTCCAAAGTGGCCGTCTATGTCAACAAGCAAGCGCTGCGCATCCGTAGCGATCGTAATCTTCACCTGGACGTAGTTATGCAACGCACCATACTTGAGCTGCTGCTTTGCTTCAATCCCCTTTGGCTGCGCCTTGGACTGGAGGTGGTCTTCGGTGAGAAGATCCAGATGCAGTCTAATCGAGACATTGTTGGGCTCAGCACCTTTATCCTCAACCGCTTGTTCCGGAATAAGTGTGAGGAGCAGAGGTACAGCAAGGCATACACACTCACCGAAGAGTACGCGGAAACCATTAAGAAGCATTCGTTGCAGAAAATCCTCTTTTTGCTGCTTTTCCTCGATCAAGCTAAGCAGAAGCGCATAGTCAAGCACAATCCCTGTTTGTTTGTTAAAAAGTCGCCACATAAGGAGACCAAAGATATTCTGCTGCGCTTCTCGTCGGAGCTGCTTGCCAACATTGGTGATATTACGCGGGAACTGCGCCGCCTGGGCTACGTTCTCCAGCATCGCCAAACATTTTTGGACGAGTTCGATTATGCCTTCAACAACTTGGCTGTGGACTTAAGGGATGGCGTGAGACTTACCCGCGTCATGGAGGTAATTTTACTGCGCGATGATCTAACCCGTCAGTTGAGGGTGCCAGCCATCTCTCGCCTCCAGCGGATCTTCAATGTAAAGCTAGCTCTGGGCGCACTCGGTGAGGCCAACTTCCAGCTAGGCGGTGACATCGCCGCCCAAGACATCGTTGACGGGCATCGTGAGAAGACGCTTTCACTGCTCTGGCAACTTATTTACAAATTCCGCTCGCCCAAGTTCCATGCGGCGGCCACGGTGCTCCAGAAATGGTGGCGCCGTCACTGGCTGTACGTAGTCATCCACCGTCGCATCCGCCATAAAGAGCTTATGCGTCGCCACCGGGCCGCTACTGTCATTCAGGCCGTGTTCCGTGGCCACCAGATGAGAAAGTATGTGAAGTTGTTTAAGGCGGAACGCACCCAGGCCGCAATAGTCCTGCAAAAGTTTACCCGGCGGTATTTGGCCCAGAAGCAGCTATATCAGAGCTATCACAGCATTATCACCATGCAGCGCTGGTGGCGTGCCCAACAACTCGGAAAGCAATACCGCCAACGGTTCTTGGAGCTCCGAGAGGCTGCGATCTTTCTCCAGCGGATCTGGCGGCGACGCCTCTTTGCCAAAAAACTATTGGCGGCGGCGGAAACAGCCAGACTTCAGCGATCGCAAAAACAACAGGCAGCTGCCAGTTATATTCAAATGCAATGGCGAAGCTATCAGTTGGGCAAAGTTCAGCGTCAAAGGTTCCTGCGCCAGAGGGACCTCATCATGTTTGTTCAGCGCAGGATGCGAAGCAAGTGGAGTATGCTGGAGCAGCGCAAGGAGTTCCAGAAACTAAAGCGTGCAGCTATAAATGTGCAACAACGCTGGCGAGCGAAGCTTTCAATGAGAAAGTGCAATTCTGAGTATTTGGCACTTCGTTCCAGCGTTCTTAAAGTTCAGGCCTACAGGAAAGCCATAATCCAGATGCGAATAGAACGTAATCACTACTACTCCGTGCGGAAAAATGTTATCTGCCTGCAACAGCGACTGAGGGCCACCATAAAAATGCGCGAACAGAGGGAAAATTATCTGAGGCTGCGTAATGCTTTGATACTTGTTCAAAAACGCTACCGCATGCGTCAACAAATGATCCAGGATCGCAAAGCCTATTTAAAAACCCGCCAATGCATCATCAATGTCCAGAGGCGCTGGAAAGCCACACTGCAAATGCGTCAAGATAGGAAGAACTACCTTCAGCTCCAATCGACAACCAAACTAATTCAAATCAAGTTCCGTGCCAAGCgcgaaatggaaaagcaaAGAGCCCAGTTTCTCGAGCTGAAAAAGGTTTCGCTTGTAGTTCAGCAACGTCGGCGGGCTTTGCTGCAGATGCGAAAGGAGCGGCAGGAGTACCTACATCTGCGCGAGGTGACCATAAAGCTGCAGCGCAGATTCCATGCTCAAAAATCAATGCGGTTCATCCGAGCCAAGTACCGCGGCACTCAGGCTGCTGTAAGCTGCCTGCAGATGCACTGGCGTAGTCATCTGCTTAGAAAACGGCAGCGGAACAGTTTCTTACAACTGCGTCAAGCAGCTATAACGCTGCAACGACGGTACCGAGCTCGTCTGAGCATGATCAAGCAGTTGAAGAGTTACGCCCAGCTGAAACAGGCAGCTACTACCACTCAAACCCGATATAGAGCCAAGAAGGCAATGCAAAAGCAGGTGGTCTTGTACCAAAAGCAAAGGGAAGCCATTATCAAAGTGCAGCGACGATACCGCGGCAAACTGGAGATGAGAAGGCAGATTGAAGTCTACCAAAAACAGCGCCAGGCAGTCATCCGCCTGCAGAAATGGTGGCGCAGTATACGCGACATGCGGCTGTGCAAAGCGGGCTACCGAAGGATTCGGCTCAGTTCATTGAGCATTCAACGCAAGTGGCGGGCCACAGTGCAGGCGCGCCGCCAACGGGAGATCTTCTTAAGCACCATCCGCAAGGTGCGACTTATGCAGGCATTTATCAGAGCAACTTTACTGATGCGGCAGCAGCGCAGGGAATTCGAGACGAAGCGAGTGGCTGCCATAGTGCTGCAGCGCCGGTTCCGTGCTCGCTGTGCCATGCTAAAGGCGAGACAGGATTATCAATTAATCCAATCCTCTGTGATCCTGGTGCAGCGCAAATTCCGTGCTAATCGCAGCATGAAGCAGGCACGCCAGGAATTTGTCCAGCTGCGGACTATTACAGTCCATTTGCAACAAAAGTTCCGTGGCAAGCGCCTAATGATTGAGCAGCGTAATTGTTTCGAATTGCTCCGCCGTTCCATGCCGGACTTCCAGGCACGTGCCCGCGGCTTTATGGCTCGCAAACGATTCCAGGCCCTGATGACACCCGAGATGATAGACCTCATACGCCAGAAGCGCGCCGCCAAGGTTATACAACGTTACTGGCGTGGCTATCTAATCCGACGACGCCAGAAACACCAGGGTCTCTTGGCTATCAGAAAGCGTATTGCTCAGCTGCGGCAAGAGGCAAAGGCGGTAAACTCTGTGCGTTGCAAAGTCCAGGAGGCGGTGCGGTTCCTTCGCGGACGCTTTATCGCCTCAGATGCGTTAGCAGTGCTAACTAGATTGGGTAAGTGTTCCAGCTACGTTAGTCCTTATCATAACTAATCCTGATTTATAATCCCCGCAGATCGTCTTTCGCGCACTGTGCCACACCTGCTCATGTGGTGTTCGGAGTTCATGTCCACGTTTTGCTACGGCATCATGGCTCAGGCCATTCGATCAGAGGTGGATAAGCAGCTTATCGAGCGGTGCAGCCGGATCATCCTAAATTTGGCCCGCTACAACAGCACCACGGTGAACACGTTCCAGGAGGGCGGTTTGGTCACCATTGCCCAGATGTTATTGCGCTGGTGCGACAAAGACAGTGAGATATTCAACACTTTGTGCACCCTCATTTGGGTATTCGCACACTGTCCCAAAAAGCGAAAGGTAGATAATCGGAAAAGGAATTAGGTAGTAGGGATTTTTAATCATATCCTAATGATTTCCAGATCATTCACGACTACATGACCAACCCAGAGGCCATTTACATGGTGCGTGAAACTAAGAAGCTCGTCGCCCGCAAGGAAAAGATGAAGCAAAATGCCCGCAAGCCGCCGCCAATTACAACCGGACGGTATAAGAGCCAAAAGATAAACTTCACGCCGTGTTCCCTGCCCAGCCTGGAGCCGGACTTCGGAATCATCCGCTACAGTCCCTACA is part of the Drosophila sechellia strain sech25 chromosome 3R, ASM438219v1, whole genome shotgun sequence genome and encodes:
- the LOC6607793 gene encoding protein abnormal spindle, with product MSAFEITVTPSRLKQKKRAEGREPAVVVMAPFSAKAIVQFEDVPITKTARRQVRVLNPSEDDIEVKVMKAIREEHNLSLEWMEHTVPARDEVSMELVWSPVLEVACKETLQLIDNRNFRKEVMIILKSKSNQPVKNPRKFPTVGKTLQLKSPTGVGKTMKSVVSAAVQQKRRMSAAAAPPSKQPWRVTAPSRHAARPHPPPQAPLVEKNVYKTPQEEPVYISPQPRSLKENLSPMTPGNLLDVIDNLRFTPLTETRGKEQATIMPDNLAAWPTPTLKGNVRQCANDMRPRRITPDDLEDQPATNKTFDVKHSETINISLDTLDCSRIDGQPHTPLNKTTTIVHATHTRALACIHEEEGPSPPRTPTKSAIHDLKRDIKLVGSPLRKYSESMKDLSLLSPQTKYAIQGSMPNLNEMKIRSIEQNRYYQEQQIQIKTKDLNSSSSSEASLAGQQEFLFNHSEILAQSSRFNLHEVGRKSVKGSPVKNPHKRRSHELSFSDAPSNESLYRNETIAISPPKKQRVEDTTLPRSAAPANASARSSSAHAWPHAQSKKFKLAQTMSLMKKPTTPRKARETSVQPSVKLYDSELYMQTCINPDPFAATTTIDPFLASTMYLDEQAVDRHQADFKKWLNALVSIPADLDADLNNKIDVGKLFNEVRNKELVVAPTKEEQSMNYLTKYRLETLRKAAVELFFSEQMRVPCSKVAVYVNKQALRIRSDRNLHLDVVMQRTILELLLCFNPLWLRLGLEVVFGEKIQMQSNRDIVGLSTFILNRLFRNKCEEQRYSKAYTLTEEYAETIKKHSLQKILFLLLFLDQAKQKRIVKHNPCLFVKKSPHKETKDILLRFSSELLANIGDITRELRRLGYVLQHRQTFLDEFDYAFNNLAVDLRDGVRLTRVMEVILLRDDLTRQLRVPAISRLQRIFNVKLALGALGEANFQLGGDIAAQDIVDGHREKTLSLLWQLIYKFRSPKFHAAATVLQKWWRRHWLYVVIHRRIRHKELMRRHRAATVIQAVFRGHQMRKYVKLFKAERTQAAIVLQKFTRRYLAQKQLYQSYHSIITMQRWWRAQQLGKQYRQRFLELREAAIFLQRIWRRRLFAKKLLAAAETARLQRSQKQQAAASYIQMQWRSYQLGKVQRQRFLRQRDLIMFVQRRMRSKWSMLEQRKEFQKLKRAAINVQQRWRAKLSMRKCNSEYLALRSSVLKVQAYRKAIIQMRIERNHYYSVRKNVICLQQRLRATIKMREQRENYLRLRNALILVQKRYRMRQQMIQDRKAYLKTRQCIINVQRRWKATLQMRQDRKNYLQLQSTTKLIQIKFRAKREMEKQRAQFLELKKVSLVVQQRRRALLQMRKERQEYLHLREVTIKLQRRFHAQKSMRFIRAKYRGTQAAVSCLQMHWRSHLLRKRQRNSFLQLRQAAITLQRRYRARLSMIKQLKSYAQLKQAATTTQTRYRAKKAMQKQVVLYQKQREAIIKVQRRYRGKLEMRRQIEVYQKQRQAVIRLQKWWRSIRDMRLCKAGYRRIRLSSLSIQRKWRATVQARRQREIFLSTIRKVRLMQAFIRATLLMRQQRREFETKRVAAIVLQRRFRARCAMLKARQDYQLIQSSVILVQRKFRANRSMKQARQEFVQLRTITVHLQQKFRGKRLMIEQRNCFELLRRSMPDFQARARGFMARKRFQALMTPEMIDLIRQKRAAKVIQRYWRGYLIRRRQKHQGLLAIRKRIAQLRQEAKAVNSVRCKVQEAVRFLRGRFIASDALAVLTRLDRLSRTVPHLLMWCSEFMSTFCYGIMAQAIRSEVDKQLIERCSRIILNLARYNSTTVNTFQEGGLVTIAQMLLRWCDKDSEIFNTLCTLIWVFAHCPKKRKIIHDYMTNPEAIYMVRETKKLVARKEKMKQNARKPPPITTGRYKSQKINFTPCSLPSLEPDFGIIRYSPYTFISSVYAFDTILCKLQIDMF